The Stieleria sp. JC731 genome has a segment encoding these proteins:
- a CDS encoding phosphoribosyltransferase family protein, with translation MNQVILSKLHTIPADVDLVVGIPRSGLIPASIIGLALNKPIADLAGFLENRRFASGTSRKADSRFPNSVYESKHVLVVDDSIGTGHSLANVKDRIKNSNIPDSIKITYAVAYAAPATKDQVDIAFEVVKMPRIFDWNIFHVHAQDICFDIDGVLCHDPSVEQNDDGPKYREFLSNATPLIQPHGKLGYLVTSRLEKYRSDTEQWMKASGIEFGELHMLNLDSAEERRRTQAHVAFKAKTYQRLSGARLFIESEVDQAKRIAQLSGKKVYCAGNGTMYYPGTGLKTASNEIANFTFRIKRKLKQIFFQLKGK, from the coding sequence TTGAACCAAGTCATTCTGTCGAAGCTACATACCATTCCAGCGGATGTTGATCTGGTCGTTGGGATACCTCGGAGCGGCCTTATTCCGGCTAGTATTATTGGCTTGGCTCTTAATAAACCAATCGCGGATTTGGCCGGGTTTCTGGAGAACCGTCGCTTCGCTTCTGGCACGTCGCGGAAGGCGGACTCACGTTTCCCAAATTCAGTCTACGAGTCGAAACATGTGCTGGTAGTGGATGATAGTATTGGCACAGGGCACTCGCTGGCAAATGTGAAAGACAGAATCAAGAATTCGAATATACCGGACTCGATCAAAATTACATACGCGGTGGCATACGCCGCTCCAGCAACCAAAGATCAAGTAGACATCGCTTTCGAAGTCGTCAAGATGCCTCGAATCTTTGACTGGAACATCTTCCACGTACACGCTCAAGATATTTGCTTCGACATTGACGGCGTGCTCTGCCATGATCCATCCGTCGAGCAGAATGATGATGGTCCCAAATATCGGGAATTCCTCAGCAATGCGACACCGCTAATCCAGCCGCATGGAAAGCTCGGATATCTCGTCACAAGCCGGCTCGAAAAATATCGCAGTGATACGGAGCAATGGATGAAGGCTTCCGGAATCGAGTTCGGAGAACTCCATATGCTCAACCTCGATTCGGCTGAAGAACGACGCCGGACGCAAGCCCATGTCGCCTTCAAGGCAAAGACTTACCAGCGTCTCAGCGGCGCTAGGCTGTTCATTGAGAGTGAAGTTGATCAAGCAAAACGGATCGCACAGCTTTCTGGCAAGAAGGTCTACTGTGCCGGAAATGGAACCATGTATTACCCTGGAACCGGCTTGAAAACTGCTTCGAATGAAATTGCAAATTTCACTTTTCGAATTAAGAGAAAGCTCAAGCAAATTTTCTTTCAGCTGAAGGGCAAATAG
- a CDS encoding ArnT family glycosyltransferase, translated as MVVISLAYFAFPNARLDFTPYNSHDSESYISLSKNLLEGRGYTRSLNQEEYVPHTLWPPGMAILLMPSVAASGDTISLLLVKLTIIATSLAGVWLARFYLIQLAFSRSQANAIALMVLLNPFVWHFSRIAMAEMPVFTWQILSLLLIHLCFKAQRSILTVSACGFLVGLGMLIKGALLGIPLAILPYLYSRGLFKKESIARGVVFGAAFSVPFFVWTMRNRAIDTSGLGLDGVNQVQMITKKVIEDPDSEFKTTGEIIATAKQNILWHAIYHVPRHTLPVAWLMDLSRIPAGNLIALAGTFAVSLLILAQFQRFSSVILSVLPAMAIVAVMTIGGAERYWFSLVGSLLMIVYASPVLFRRQSTQRCIFATLAIVQFISLGLFVVRHETHPFSPVEGRDDLAALFMEIGESPLESSDPQATNVCTINNHGLQLTTGLRASMVNTNIDLDPRFTHAVLDREALSSGVRNPLMERGRYMIVELPTSMTRSEIRQRYYRNSEAVSR; from the coding sequence TTGGTCGTTATCAGTCTCGCTTACTTCGCGTTCCCCAATGCACGGCTCGACTTTACACCTTATAACTCACACGATTCTGAGAGCTATATTTCGCTTAGCAAAAATCTGCTCGAGGGGCGTGGTTACACGCGATCTTTGAATCAGGAAGAGTACGTCCCGCACACGCTCTGGCCGCCTGGGATGGCGATCCTGTTGATGCCCTCCGTGGCGGCCAGCGGTGATACGATCAGCTTGCTATTGGTGAAACTCACCATCATTGCAACATCGTTGGCCGGCGTTTGGCTTGCTCGCTTCTATCTCATTCAACTTGCTTTTTCACGCAGTCAGGCGAATGCGATCGCACTCATGGTTTTGCTCAATCCATTTGTCTGGCACTTCAGCCGCATCGCGATGGCCGAGATGCCAGTTTTTACCTGGCAAATATTAAGTTTGCTTCTGATCCACCTTTGTTTTAAGGCTCAACGGTCCATTCTGACCGTTTCAGCGTGCGGCTTCCTGGTCGGGCTAGGCATGTTGATAAAAGGGGCCCTTCTAGGGATTCCGCTTGCGATCCTTCCGTATCTCTATTCACGTGGGCTGTTTAAAAAGGAATCAATCGCAAGGGGGGTGGTTTTTGGCGCTGCGTTCAGCGTGCCTTTCTTTGTTTGGACGATGCGGAATCGGGCAATTGACACCAGCGGACTTGGGCTGGACGGAGTCAACCAAGTTCAGATGATTACCAAGAAGGTGATTGAAGACCCGGATAGTGAATTCAAAACGACGGGTGAGATCATTGCTACGGCAAAGCAGAATATCCTGTGGCACGCCATCTATCATGTTCCTAGGCACACATTGCCAGTAGCCTGGCTAATGGATCTATCAAGGATCCCTGCCGGCAACCTAATCGCTCTTGCCGGCACGTTTGCAGTCTCTTTATTGATTTTGGCTCAATTTCAACGTTTCTCATCCGTCATCTTAAGCGTTCTTCCCGCGATGGCCATTGTGGCCGTCATGACGATTGGCGGCGCCGAGCGATATTGGTTTAGTCTGGTCGGCAGCCTGTTGATGATTGTCTATGCTTCACCGGTGCTGTTTAGGCGACAAAGTACTCAGCGATGTATTTTTGCGACGCTGGCTATTGTGCAGTTCATCTCACTGGGCTTGTTTGTCGTTAGACACGAAACGCATCCCTTTTCTCCGGTTGAAGGGCGAGACGACTTGGCAGCTCTCTTTATGGAGATCGGCGAGTCTCCGCTCGAAAGCTCTGATCCGCAAGCGACGAACGTCTGCACGATAAACAACCACGGCCTACAGCTGACGACTGGACTTCGAGCGTCGATGGTCAATACGAATATCGATCTCGACCCTAGGTTCACTCACGCGGTGCTTGACCGGGAGGCACTTTCGAGTGGAGTGCGCAACCCGCTGATGGAGCGTGGACGTTATATGATCGTCGAGCTTCCCACGAGCATGACACGTAGTGAAATTCGGCAGCGTTATTATCGCAACTCAGAAGCAGTCAGTCGCTAG
- a CDS encoding glycosyltransferase, producing MTDSSTPYSVVVFAYNEEKAIERCVDSIFENAGEGLVSVRIVANGCRDRTCELVRAMQGKHPSLELTEIPIGDKCNAWNQYVHELADLSVPVHFFADADVWFTGNVFEVLAGKLGQSSTANAAAGLPMSGRNQDIYRQMLVERYCLFGNCYALTADFLRLVRSRQFRLPKGLLWIDSAITKAVNSDIGDPHQGHSDRIVFEDGCGYAFPSLSPWKLGDISVYFSRIARYEAGKLQERLLRELSFDDWPDQCREINHRVLEKIDAGKWKTTWYLRKMIRRKLLRKL from the coding sequence ATGACTGACTCGAGTACCCCTTATTCCGTTGTCGTGTTTGCGTACAACGAAGAAAAAGCGATCGAACGGTGCGTCGATAGCATTTTTGAAAATGCAGGTGAAGGACTCGTTTCGGTCCGCATCGTCGCCAATGGCTGCCGTGATCGCACCTGTGAATTGGTTCGTGCGATGCAGGGCAAGCATCCTAGTCTTGAACTGACGGAAATTCCGATTGGGGACAAATGTAATGCTTGGAACCAATATGTTCACGAATTGGCAGATCTAAGTGTTCCAGTGCATTTCTTTGCCGATGCTGACGTCTGGTTTACAGGGAATGTGTTTGAGGTGCTTGCGGGAAAACTAGGTCAGTCGTCAACCGCGAACGCAGCGGCTGGTCTGCCAATGTCCGGGCGGAACCAAGATATTTACCGTCAGATGCTAGTCGAGCGCTATTGTCTCTTTGGAAATTGTTATGCGTTGACGGCCGATTTTCTGCGTCTTGTACGGTCGCGTCAGTTTCGTCTGCCGAAGGGTTTGTTGTGGATCGATTCCGCTATTACCAAGGCCGTCAATTCAGATATCGGCGACCCTCATCAAGGGCATAGCGACCGTATCGTTTTTGAAGATGGGTGTGGCTATGCATTCCCAAGCTTATCACCCTGGAAGCTGGGGGATATTTCGGTCTATTTCTCTCGCATCGCCCGGTATGAAGCAGGGAAATTGCAAGAGCGATTGCTACGGGAGCTCAGTTTTGACGACTGGCCGGATCAGTGTAGGGAGATCAATCACAGAGTTCTGGAAAAGATCGATGCGGGGAAATGGAAGACGACTTGGTATCTCCGCAAGATGATTCGTAGAAAGCTCCTTCGCAAACTTTAG
- a CDS encoding UbiA family prenyltransferase, whose amino-acid sequence MNALESVLETPQSSSAGIPLYVDLDGTFIKSDMLIETFLAAVKRSPLVLFQFAFWLFRGKAFLKYRLAEAGAFDVATIPLNLETYEFLKQEKQRGRRLVLATASTEKVAKAFVAAYPIFDGYIASSADQNLKGSRKLAKVLEETARFGYLGNSSEDYVLFDKAEEAYLVSPTKRAARAIPHDSFFNGQLDTTKGAGAKVWVKQLRIYQWLKNALIFVPLLVSGRYTDLAAVGITLIAFIAFGLLASSTYVLNDLLDLEPDRRHPRKRSRPLAACSISLVAGALVALVLFWVSLGLGAYVATPFLVILLAYLVLTLSYSLKLKRFFGMDVIALASLYTIRIFAGAAVIGVTVSFWLLGFSMFVFLSLALVKRGAELVSLREKGQHRVSGRDYQLADLHVVTSFGTASSLISLLMFCFYLDSDVLKNQYRDPQLLWLAIPCMCYWLMRMWSKTLRGDMDDDPIVFTLKDRASVLAIVVVLSLTVVARLP is encoded by the coding sequence GTGAATGCGTTAGAGTCCGTACTCGAAACACCGCAAAGCAGTTCCGCTGGAATTCCGCTCTACGTCGACTTGGATGGCACCTTCATCAAGTCGGACATGCTTATAGAGACGTTTCTCGCAGCGGTGAAGCGGAGCCCGTTGGTCTTGTTTCAGTTTGCCTTCTGGTTATTTCGTGGGAAGGCCTTCCTGAAATATCGGCTTGCCGAAGCAGGGGCGTTTGACGTCGCGACGATACCTCTCAATCTTGAAACTTACGAATTTCTCAAGCAAGAGAAGCAGCGTGGCCGTCGCCTGGTTCTCGCAACAGCTTCGACCGAGAAGGTCGCGAAGGCATTTGTCGCCGCCTATCCGATCTTCGATGGCTACATCGCATCTTCGGCAGATCAGAATCTCAAGGGCTCCCGGAAATTAGCAAAGGTACTCGAAGAAACGGCGCGTTTCGGCTATCTCGGGAACAGCAGTGAAGACTATGTACTCTTCGACAAGGCAGAGGAGGCTTATTTGGTCTCTCCGACAAAGCGGGCAGCTCGAGCGATTCCGCATGACAGCTTCTTCAATGGACAGCTTGATACCACGAAGGGGGCTGGTGCCAAAGTCTGGGTAAAGCAGCTCCGAATTTACCAGTGGCTTAAAAATGCCCTGATTTTTGTGCCTTTGCTAGTCTCGGGACGCTACACCGATCTCGCGGCCGTTGGCATTACCTTGATAGCGTTCATTGCTTTCGGCCTTCTGGCGTCGTCAACATACGTACTGAACGATCTCCTTGATTTGGAGCCTGATCGTCGGCACCCCCGCAAGCGGTCTCGCCCGCTCGCCGCATGCAGCATTTCTCTGGTTGCAGGAGCATTGGTGGCGCTCGTGCTCTTTTGGGTTTCGTTGGGACTGGGGGCGTACGTCGCGACGCCCTTCTTGGTGATTCTGCTAGCGTATCTCGTCTTAACGCTTTCATACTCACTTAAACTGAAACGCTTCTTTGGGATGGACGTGATTGCGCTTGCATCGCTTTACACTATCAGGATATTTGCGGGAGCGGCGGTGATCGGAGTCACTGTCTCGTTTTGGCTGCTCGGTTTCTCTATGTTCGTCTTTCTCAGTCTTGCTCTAGTGAAGCGAGGGGCGGAGCTAGTTTCCCTTAGAGAGAAGGGGCAACACCGCGTTTCTGGCCGCGACTACCAATTGGCGGACCTGCATGTGGTTACTAGTTTTGGGACCGCGTCATCGCTTATTTCCCTGCTGATGTTTTGCTTTTACCTTGATAGCGATGTCTTGAAGAATCAGTACCGGGATCCACAGTTGCTTTGGCTCGCAATCCCATGCATGTGTTACTGGCTGATGCGGATGTGGTCAAAGACTCTCCGGGGGGACATGGATGACGACCCAATTGTGTTTACGCTCAAGGATCGTGCCAGCGTTTTGGCGATCGTAGTGGTGTTGTCTCTTACCGTTGTCGCGCGTCTTCCGTGA